A stretch of the Planctomycetota bacterium genome encodes the following:
- a CDS encoding phosphoribosylanthranilate isomerase yields MSSLFHIKICGITSVGDAQHAARAGADAIGLNFYPGSKRFVSATQGAEIVAALPAGVAKVGVFVNATTSEVVSIVKQVGLNRVQLHGDEPPTLIHELAAQLPNTPIIKAFRIGPTALQPVEQYLTWSCTHGDASPPHAVLLDAAAPGEFGGTGVRFDWQLARQFIRRVGSDGPPLILAGGLTAENVAEAIAAVKPWGVDTASGVESSPGHKDPDKVTRFVAAARQAFEKAAAS; encoded by the coding sequence ATGAGCTCGCTGTTTCACATCAAAATCTGCGGCATCACCTCGGTCGGCGACGCCCAGCACGCCGCCCGCGCCGGGGCCGACGCGATTGGGCTCAATTTCTACCCCGGCAGCAAGCGCTTTGTATCGGCGACACAAGGCGCCGAAATTGTTGCCGCTTTGCCTGCTGGAGTGGCTAAGGTCGGCGTCTTTGTGAACGCGACGACAAGCGAAGTCGTATCTATTGTCAAGCAAGTTGGACTCAACCGAGTGCAGCTTCACGGCGATGAGCCACCGACGTTGATTCACGAACTGGCCGCACAGCTTCCAAACACTCCGATCATCAAGGCGTTTCGGATCGGTCCGACCGCGCTGCAACCCGTCGAGCAGTATTTAACTTGGAGTTGCACCCACGGCGATGCGTCTCCGCCTCACGCGGTGTTACTCGATGCGGCAGCCCCGGGCGAGTTTGGAGGCACGGGCGTGCGTTTCGATTGGCAACTGGCTCGTCAGTTCATCCGCAGGGTAGGCAGCGATGGGCCGCCGCTAATCCTGGCCGGCGGTCTCACGGCCGAGAACGTGGCCGAGGCGATTGCGGCCGTGAAACCTTGGGGGGTCGATACTGCCAGCGGCGTCGAGTCCTCGCCCGGTCACAAAGACCCGGACAAGGTCACACGATTCGTAGCCGCCGCGCGCCAGGCCTTCGAAAAAGCCGCGGCATCGTAG